In a single window of the Bactrocera dorsalis isolate Fly_Bdor chromosome 2, ASM2337382v1, whole genome shotgun sequence genome:
- the LOC105234169 gene encoding carboxypeptidase N subunit 2, producing MDYKFVLLLVYFGAVLVLSSAQHENIPYEDVKDICEKCVCLTAHDSDKRYHHLLSCTSNRFKHILARWPTEFGKNHDNVDIVATFSYNEIELLQQLPATDAQLTFSCRHCGIKDLQEPTFIDVPNIRRLDLSWNEITSEVLTPGVFRGPFQVTHYEPIELVDLDLSHNKLHQLDKKVFEHTPNLTKLNLSYNDLKVLNEPTVLALTSVTGLQELDLSHTAIKSVSMSIFKSLVSLRILNLAGNELTSVPDKLQLIGRSLISLNLAQNPIERFTEESFTGLTSLQNLNISYMPVLKTIGKDIFTRLENLRRLDCAYNPKLTEFDMESILHSSNLTDLDISHCALTTISLLVNVTDKSKTNISTLARPWAHLHTFEISGNPWYCNCSLMQTLEYIGAQQSNEETPARCDTPYFLAGNIIPNLSSKEICNLKISKKIVIEEDEPPKFLRKRYIILTLITAAVVVSIGVMLGFVIAGIRRRLKRNDFGIEPIRYTSVRSSNLSAFSNGNTNSIVVKENGAANANV from the exons ttagTCTATTTCGGGGCTGTATTGGTGCTTTCTTCGGCACAGCACGAGAATATACCCTACGAGGACGTGAAAGATATTTGTGAGAAGTGTGTGTGCTTAACGGCACATGACAGTGATAAACGCTACCATCATTTATTAAGTTGTACTTCCAACAGATTCAAGCACATATTAGCACGTTGGCCGACCGAGTTCGGAAAGAACCACGACA ATGTAGACATTGTGGCGACTTTCTCGTACAACGAAATCGAACTACTGCAGCAATTGCCAGCCACAGATGCTCAACTCACCTTTTCGTGTCGTCATTGTGGAATCAAGGATCTGCAAGAGCCCACATTCATTGACGTACCTAACATACGGCGCTTAGACTTGAGTTGGAATGAAATCACCAGCGAAGTGCTGACACCTGGTGTATTTCGTGGTCCATTTCAAGTAACGCATTACGAACCCATAGAGTTAGTGGACCTAGATTTGAGCCATAATAAATTACATCAGCTAGACAAAAAAGTATTCGAACACACACCAAATttaaccaaattaaatttgagTTACAACGATTTGAAGGTGCTGAACGAGCCAACCGTTTTGGCATTGACATCGGTGACCGGATTGCAG gaACTTGATTTATCACATACGGCTATTAAGTCAGTGTCGATGTCTATTTTCAAATCGTTAGTGAGTTTGCGTATTTTGAATTTAGCTGGTAACGAGCTGACCAGCGTGCCCGATAAGCTGCAATTGATCGGCAGAAGTTTAATTTCACTGAATTTGGCACAAAATCCCATTGAGCGTTTTACTGAGGAGAGTTTTACTGGTTTGACGTCTTTACAGAATCTGAATATAAGTTATATGCCGGTTTTGAAGACAATCGGAAAAGACATATTCACACGCTTAGAAAATTTGAGACGTTTGGACTGTGCATATAATCCAAAATTGACAGAATTCGATATGGAAAGCATATTGCATAGCAGTAATCTAACTGAT CTTGACATTTCTCATTGCGCACTGACAACAATTTCGCTCTTGGTGAATGTAACGGATAAGTCAAAAACAAACATCAGCACTCTTGCCAGACCTTGGGCCCATTTGCatacatttgaaatttctgGCAATCCTTGGTATTGTAACTGCAGCCTCATGCAGACATTGGAATACATAGGCGCACAACAAAGCAATGAGGAGACGCCAGCGCGTTGTGATACACCCTACTTTCTCGCAGGCAATATAATACCTAATTTGTCCTCGAAGGagatatgtaatttaaaaatatccaaaaagatTGTAATCGAAGAAGATGAGCCGCCGAAGTTCTTGCGAAAACGCTACATTATATTGACGCTCATCACTGCGGCTGTGGTGGTATCGATTGGCGTGATGCTTGGCTTTGTAATTGCAGGTATACGTCGGAGATTGAAGCGCAATGATTTCGGTATTGAACCAATACGTTATACTAGTGTGAGAAGCAGTAACTTATCGGCCTTCTCCAACGGGAATACCAATTCCATTGTTGTCAAAGAAAATGGTGCGGCCAATGCCAATGTTTAA
- the LOC105234170 gene encoding uncharacterized protein LOC105234170: protein MRICGLHNRTTAAGAGGSATAIESFLQPQLRKQFADEVKQKQAISDHLINKILYSKRLLVDHVEALEQCLRNINQPVNGTDETDARSAGSASSSAEIFTARNTCILLGTTILEHFVTPKWLRLSLVPSLLLTTGFSAIYMIKNIFIFRNKIVESELDSLIRTIDEFGNCIRRNMTYFNEILIMKQQELIESRQIERAWDCITSAKEVTEILYDATRKLETQYPLPVRFSQYYSQMEELRECEYFKNNVTDYSPKHIKDFHNIFAYVQSQFLLRLALTISTKPSISELNGELVKIDCLIRQLVQEEENHFKNLAIEINKKKQLELEVLNATKAMQTRNSPVAVLQNSSLKLSACMVAVAGECQALDITLQRLTETEAEQKDNAKQLIQVANNMRGIENALSVCFDDFQRLMLVYNKFLNSKLDTQHQSTVADSENNITNNEEFPESILRVEISQNHNDENKRDDFYAYMYDEQQAQAEKDQQEAEAKAQTNRDHDMEILNFEKRITEGKFRPVLKQLKDRIDPIRSEMLEKERQVLAAKGINVDELFGKEENTKNVESDKPENKKSISWEQSVDRDSDSEGSADLEFQRSNKKLKERDNFAEMRNFLAQKQAINIFRLDDAAPITTTGNEEILESEC, encoded by the exons ATGAGAATTTGCGGTTTACACAATAGAACAACGGCAGCTGGTGCTGGAGGCAGTGCCACTGCAATAGAATCATTTTTGCAGCCACAATTAAGAAAGCAGTTCGCCGATGAGGTGAAACAGAAACAG GCGATCTCAGATCATTTGATAAACAAAATACTCTACTCCAAAAGATTGCTTGTTGACCATGTAGAAGCATTGGAACAGTGTTTGCGAAATATAAATCAGCCGGTGAATGGAACGGATGAAACAGATGCAAGAAGTGCTGGTTCTGCTAGTTCCAGTGCGGAAATCTTTACTGCAAGAAACACTTGTATATTGTTGGGTACCACCATATTGGAGCATTTCGTAACGCCGAAATGGTTACGATTATCATTAGTGCCGTCACTGCTGTTGACAACCGGCTTCAGCGCTATTTATATGATtaagaatatattcatttttcGTAATAAGATTGTCGAAAGTGAGTTGGACAGTTTGATACGGACGATTGATGAATTTGGGAATTGCATTCGGCGAAATATGacatatttcaatgaaatactCATAATGAAGCAACAAGAGTTGATTGA atctCGTCAAATAGAACGTGCTTGGGACTGTATCACATCAGCGAAGGAGGTCACAGAAATATTGTATGATGCAACACGCAAATTGGAAACGCAGTATCCACTGCCTGTACGTTTTTCACAATACTACTCGCAAATGGAAGAGTTGCGCGAAtgtgaatatttcaaaaataacgtCACTGATTACAGTCCAAAACATATAAAA GATTTTCACAATATATTTGCGTACGTGCAGTCACAGTTCTTGCTACGGCTTGCGCTCACGATCTCAACTAAGCCATCCATCAGTGAATTGAATGGTGAATTAGTTAAAATTGATTGCCTTATTCGGCAACTAGTGCAGGAGGAAGAAAATCACTTTAAAAATTTAGCTATCgagataaataaaaagaaacagtTAGAATTAGAGGTGTTGAACGCCACAAAAGCTATGCAAACTCGGAACAGCCCCGTCGCTGTACTGCAAAATTCTTCGCTCAAATTAAGTGCATGCATGGTAGCTGTTGCTGGTGAGTGCCAAGCGCTTGATATTACACTGCAACGACTTACCGAAACTGAAGCGGAACAAAAAGACAATGCCAAGCAACTCATTCAAGTAGCAAACAATATGCGGGGTATTGAAAACGCTTTATCTGTGTGCTTCGATGACTTTCAACGTCTAATGTtggtttataataaatttttgaatagcaAATTGGATACTCAGCATCAGTCAACTGTTGCCGATAGCGAAAATAACATAACAAACAATGAAGAATTTCCTGAAAGTATTTTACGTGtagaaatttcacaaaatcatAATGATGAGAATAAACGTGATGATTTCTATGCGTACATGTACGATGAACAACAAGCACAGGCCGAGAAAGATCAACAAGAAGCTGAGGCTAAAGCTCAAACCAATAGAGATCATGATATGgaaattttaaactttgaaaaacgAATAACGGAAGGGAAATTCCGTCCGGTATTGAAGCAATTGAAAGATCGTATCGATCCAATTAGAAGTGAAATGCTGGAAAAAGAACGTCAGGTGTTGGCAGCTAAGGGGATTAATGTTGACGAACTTTTTGGTAAGGAAGAAAATACAAAGAATGTGGAAAGTGATAAACCAGAGAACAAAAAAAGTATTAGCTGGGAGCAGAGTGTCGATAGAGATAGCGATAGCGAAGGCTCAGCAGACTTAGAATTTCAAAGGagcaataaaaagttaaagGAACGTGATAACTTTGCGGAAATGCGAAATTTTTTGGCACAAAAGCAAGCTATTAATATCTTCAGACTGGATGATGCagcaccaataacaacaacgggAAATGAAGAAATATTGGAAAGTGAATGTTAA
- the LOC109579223 gene encoding uncharacterized protein LOC109579223, with the protein MRTKTERTTQEQLQATGGGPPIKGITEFEEQAITIFGVAAVDGLPGVGTLGHQVLPPLYINTEPVSAQAPASSQTITSPALSINFSSSPSPPDLSSSSLSPSILPSPMSSPTYIPSEGKLTAAKMLGAVLKKMEDHEKREEEAIALQKKIVEQNEQMTAVLNQMSQALTSMSEVMVKLCEKLNNNNNTKI; encoded by the exons at GCGTACAAAAACCGAAAGGACAACTCAGGAGCAGCTGCAGGCGACTGGTGGAGGTCCTCCGATAAAAGGAATAACGGAGTTCGAGGAGCAAGCCATTACAATCTTTGGTGTAGCAGCGGTGGATGGATTGCCGGGTGTTGGGACTTTGGGTCACcag GTTTTGCCGccgttgtatataaatacagaACCAGTCTCCGCTCAAGCTCCAGCTTCCTCCCAAACAATCACATCGCCTGCTCTCTCAATCAATTTTTCTTCCTCCCCATCACCTCCAGATTTGTCCTCTTCTTCCTTATCTCCTTCCATCTTACCTTCTCCTATGTCATCGCCTACTTACATCCCTTCTGAAGGTAAATTGACTGCAGCGAAGATGCTTGGAGCAGTGCTAAAAAAAATGGAGGATCATGAAAAGCGAGAGGAGGAGGCCATTGCTCTACAAAAGAAAATTGTAGAGCAAAACGAGCAGATGACGGCAGTGCTGAACCAAATGTCACAAGCACTAACCTCGATGTCAGAGGTTATGGTTAAATTgtgcgaaaaattaaataataataataatactaaaatataa